The window TGAATTAAAACAGTCTCTTGTTCGACCTTGATCCGATCTTTGGATCGATCGAGGTCGAGCGATTGTTACAAAACCGAGATCACCTAATTATAAAAAGTCGAAATGGAAAAATAGTACGAAAGTTTTAGTGCACAGCGCGTTTGTCGATCAAACGCTCGATAAAAATCTGAAATAGCAGCCCCATTCGTTGCTATTTATCATGTATTCAGTAATCCTCTTGACAATTAGTCATTTATGCAAAATCTAACAAGTCCGATATGGAAGCCTCCATTCTTTTCTCCCATCATGCAAGCGGAGTTTTCTCCTTATTCCTTTTAACATTCGTTTTGAGCGGATTCTTGATATTCAAGAAGAACAGGACCTTGCCCACATATTACTTAATTGTAATGTATCTTGGATACGGGACGATGTTCTTCGGTTATTTCCTCTCCTACTCCATATTTAGCCCTTTAGCGGCGTATCATAGATACTTAACTGTTTCTGTGATCTTCGGGATAGTAGGGTTTATAGGTTTCTGTTATCATTTTCCAAAAAACATTTATCCAAAAGAATCGAAGATTATCATTCCACTATCCCTGGTAATCGCATTAGCTGCATGGGTCCATTTTGTTATCAAAACGGCTGGAATGGAAAAGATATACCTATTCTCAGCTCACCATTATAGTTTCGATTTCGGAAAAGAAGCAAGTTTTGCGATCCTTTTGTGCTTTATCATCAGCACGGTAATCCTGATCAGAAAGATCATCTATTTCTCTCGTTATACCGGAATATTCCAACAATGGGATACTTCCGCCAACTCTTTAGCTCTTCCCGTTCGGATCCTTGTTAAAACTCTCGTCTTTTTACCTCTGAATATAATGAGGATTATTCTTCCATCCAGAAAGGAAGGGATCGCATTGAGAGCGTTTTTAGTCACTGTGATCTTAAACATACTAAATGCTTATAATAACGTATTAAATAAGTCCGGAGTTCTGTCTTACGACACATACGCGATCACATATTTTATCCTATCGGTGATCACCATATTTTTCATCCAAAGTGCTTACTTGAACCATTCTCCAGAACCTACCAGCTTTATGGGAAAGATCCTTTCCAGCGCTGTGGTTACCGTCGTATTGGCCTTGGGGGCGATCAGTTATATCACCTTATTCTCCACCGATAGATCTATCGAAAAAGAAGATCTTGTAGAGATGAACTCGGTCAAAACGGAGATCAGAAACGGAGATACGAATTTTCCTCCGAATGTTAGATACGTTCTATCCCGTCCTGTCGGCCCGGGCATATTCGATCATAAATATGAGATCCTTTTTTCCAAAGACGGTTTGAACCAAACGATCCTGAAAGAAGGAGAGAAGTATTATAAAAACCAACAACTCAAAGAAGCGGTCGAAAAGAATAAAAAACTACATAAAGGAAAGTCTGAATCCGAATTAGAGACGATCACTCTAAAGGAAATGAAAGAAACGGATCTTCCTTTAGGTTCCAGGCTCTATAGGGTCGCCGGAGATTTTTATATCCATTATGATTTCGTGATCGGGCCAACGAGATATGAGGTCGGATTTGCTTATGCGGAATTTAGGCAAGTGATCCACGATGTCGCCCGCTGGTTGATCTTGATCATTTTTGGAACAACAATCTTCATATTGATCGCATTCCCTATTCTGCTTAGGGTCAGCTTGATCCATCCGCTCAATAATCTTTTATCCGGTGTGGAGAAGGTGAACCATGGAGATCTGAATGTAAATGTTCGGATCAAAACCATGGACGAGATCGGCTTCTTGTCCCTATCATTCAATTCGATGGTGG of the Leptospira dzoumogneensis genome contains:
- a CDS encoding SpoIIE family protein phosphatase, whose protein sequence is MEASILFSHHASGVFSLFLLTFVLSGFLIFKKNRTLPTYYLIVMYLGYGTMFFGYFLSYSIFSPLAAYHRYLTVSVIFGIVGFIGFCYHFPKNIYPKESKIIIPLSLVIALAAWVHFVIKTAGMEKIYLFSAHHYSFDFGKEASFAILLCFIISTVILIRKIIYFSRYTGIFQQWDTSANSLALPVRILVKTLVFLPLNIMRIILPSRKEGIALRAFLVTVILNILNAYNNVLNKSGVLSYDTYAITYFILSVITIFFIQSAYLNHSPEPTSFMGKILSSAVVTVVLALGAISYITLFSTDRSIEKEDLVEMNSVKTEIRNGDTNFPPNVRYVLSRPVGPGIFDHKYEILFSKDGLNQTILKEGEKYYKNQQLKEAVEKNKKLHKGKSESELETITLKEMKETDLPLGSRLYRVAGDFYIHYDFVIGPTRYEVGFAYAEFRQVIHDVARWLILIIFGTTIFILIAFPILLRVSLIHPLNNLLSGVEKVNHGDLNVNVRIKTMDEIGFLSLSFNSMVDSIRVAREQLQEHADHLEEKVEERTKEVQEKMEEVQRLKIQQDGDYFLTSLLAKPLFYNANKSSKVNTNFLIRQKKYFEFRNKQGELGGDICLTGNLRLGTPDNYKKYTMAMNGDAMGKSMQGAGGSLVMGVVMNSIMARSAANKRVLTKTPEEWLTETYMEIHSVFKSFDGTMVISATVALIDDETGEMFYWNAEHPFSVLYRDGKASFLEDTLELRKLGLDSEFEFKVKKFQLHPGDLIILASDGRDDLLLSVHNEKRIINEDENVFLDVVERSHGDIKSIEKNIRSIGEVIDDLSILRIGFQEVNTPAIDQRDDRNDFADKVVLQSLYKEGKELYRNGEAQKAISILLDAYATDNNNQKLNKLLGLISFKEKDYPLAVKVLSKYLSQDPDTAELWYYLSIAEKRIGNLAQSLEAAMMVNQMQPMNVQNLVHLSDLNRLLGNKEEAIGFTKSAEEIDPDNKNIRKLKKLLEMES